Proteins encoded together in one Janthinobacterium tructae window:
- the pnuC gene encoding nicotinamide riboside transporter PnuC, whose product MNDTLLLLGFATTPLELISFVLALTTVALNIRQNHWAWLFAIISSAAYGFVFFESRLYGDMALQLLFISVSFWGWYQWLHPASGGKTLPVTRLDGRGWLACAAGWLIGFLLIAWLLTTTDTDVPHADGFLTAGSLVGQFLLSRKKLENWIAWIVVDVLYVWLYLHKGLTLTAVLYGFFVVMATIGLLAWRKSAPAAPDAMVLK is encoded by the coding sequence ATGAACGATACGCTTCTCCTGCTGGGTTTTGCCACCACGCCGCTTGAACTGATTTCCTTTGTCCTGGCACTGACAACCGTTGCGCTGAACATCCGCCAGAACCACTGGGCGTGGCTGTTCGCCATCATTTCCTCGGCCGCTTACGGTTTCGTCTTTTTCGAGTCGCGCCTGTATGGCGACATGGCCTTGCAACTGCTGTTCATCAGCGTCTCGTTCTGGGGCTGGTACCAGTGGCTGCATCCGGCCAGCGGCGGCAAGACGCTGCCCGTGACGCGCCTCGATGGCCGCGGCTGGCTGGCCTGCGCTGCGGGCTGGCTGATCGGCTTCCTGCTCATTGCCTGGCTGCTGACGACGACGGACACGGACGTGCCGCATGCGGATGGCTTCCTTACGGCAGGCAGCCTGGTCGGGCAATTCCTGTTGTCGCGCAAGAAGCTGGAAAACTGGATCGCCTGGATCGTCGTCGACGTGCTGTATGTCTGGCTGTACCTGCACAAGGGCCTGACCCTGACGGCCGTGCTGTATGGCTTCTTCGTCGTGATGGCCACCATCGGCTTGCTGGCGTGGAGAAAGTCGGCCCCGGCCGCGCCCGATGCGATGGTCCTCAAGTGA
- a CDS encoding DUF2867 domain-containing protein yields the protein MQEMNIAVRAVALPPGASIAPLYPGSNLADAYAVDLPTARARELDMESLARQLLGSQPGWARKLMVVRDAIVARFGIRTAKQMEARPGKRIGIFRIFTVSDDEIIVGEDDSHLDFRISVLRNRGTGRHGSVTVASVVHCHNGVGRAYILLIRPFHKLIVQRSLARAVKGGFA from the coding sequence ATGCAAGAGATGAACATCGCCGTCCGCGCCGTGGCCTTGCCGCCCGGTGCCAGCATCGCCCCCTTGTACCCGGGCAGCAACCTGGCAGACGCGTATGCCGTCGACCTGCCGACCGCGCGCGCGCGCGAACTGGACATGGAAAGCCTGGCGCGCCAGCTGCTGGGCAGCCAGCCGGGCTGGGCGCGCAAGCTGATGGTGGTGCGCGACGCCATCGTGGCGCGCTTCGGCATCCGGACGGCCAAGCAGATGGAAGCCAGGCCAGGCAAACGCATCGGCATCTTCCGCATCTTTACCGTCAGCGACGACGAAATCATCGTGGGCGAGGATGACAGCCACCTGGATTTCCGCATCTCGGTGCTGCGCAACCGGGGCACGGGGCGGCATGGCAGCGTGACCGTGGCCAGCGTCGTGCATTGCCACAACGGGGTGGGACGCGCCTACATCCTGCTGATCCGGCCTTTCCACAAGCTGATCGTGCAGCGTTCGCTGGCGCGCGCCGTCAAGGGCGGCTTTGCCTGA
- a CDS encoding AAA family ATPase, with protein sequence MAPCVRVAILGAESSGKSTLAAALAECYGTVWVPEYLREFVATQGRVPVAADQYGIARTQVEREAAAAAQARQFLFCDTTPLMTAVYSRHYFDGADAQLAALADATQYEVTLVTAPDSPWVADGLQRESEAVRQLIYRYLLDELDARGIVYHVLHDNLEARLEQAAPLLQQALAAAPAISLN encoded by the coding sequence ATGGCGCCTTGCGTGCGCGTGGCTATCCTGGGCGCGGAATCGTCGGGCAAGTCGACCCTGGCGGCCGCCCTGGCCGAGTGCTACGGCACCGTCTGGGTACCGGAATACTTGCGCGAATTCGTGGCAACGCAGGGCAGGGTGCCCGTCGCGGCCGACCAGTATGGTATTGCGCGTACGCAAGTCGAACGCGAAGCGGCAGCCGCCGCGCAAGCGCGTCAATTCCTGTTTTGCGACACCACGCCCTTGATGACGGCCGTCTACAGCCGCCATTATTTTGATGGTGCGGACGCGCAGCTGGCGGCGCTGGCCGATGCCACGCAGTACGAAGTGACCCTGGTGACGGCGCCCGACAGCCCGTGGGTGGCCGACGGCTTGCAGCGCGAGTCGGAAGCCGTGCGCCAGCTGATCTACCGCTACCTGCTCGACGAGCTCGACGCGCGCGGCATCGTCTACCACGTGCTGCACGACAACCTGGAGGCGCGCCTGGAACAGGCGGCGCCTTTGCTGCAGCAGGCGCTCGCTGCAGCGCCTGCCATTTCCCTCAATTAA
- a CDS encoding TetR/AcrR family transcriptional regulator, with translation MTTTSTYHHGNLRDTLVATAIAQLAQQHDAALSLRELARTVGVSIAAVYRHFPSKEALLADVAAAGFASLIAKWEAELPPPGSLPAEQRFQLLGQQYIEFALAAPAHYRLMFEHQDVRQFPSLQEAAQACFQYVLQTAGAAVREAGLDARWDKAAASAGWSLGHGYVMLLLSGRLAMADSGDELSPAMVPRFFQLPVAALRQAHQQAEEKPL, from the coding sequence ATGACAACAACGAGCACCTATCATCACGGCAACTTGCGCGACACCCTGGTCGCCACCGCCATCGCGCAACTGGCGCAGCAGCACGACGCCGCCCTGTCGCTGCGCGAACTGGCGCGCACGGTGGGCGTTTCGATCGCCGCCGTGTACCGCCACTTCCCCAGCAAGGAAGCCTTGCTGGCCGACGTGGCGGCGGCCGGCTTCGCCAGCCTGATCGCCAAATGGGAGGCAGAACTGCCGCCGCCGGGCAGCCTGCCCGCCGAGCAGCGTTTTCAGCTGCTGGGTCAGCAATACATCGAATTCGCCCTGGCCGCACCTGCCCACTACCGGCTGATGTTCGAGCACCAGGACGTGCGCCAGTTCCCCTCCCTGCAGGAAGCGGCGCAAGCGTGCTTCCAGTATGTGCTGCAGACGGCCGGCGCGGCCGTGCGCGAAGCGGGCCTCGATGCGCGCTGGGACAAGGCCGCCGCCAGCGCCGGCTGGTCGCTGGGCCACGGCTACGTGATGCTGCTGCTGAGCGGCCGCCTGGCCATGGCGGACAGCGGCGACGAGCTGTCGCCAGCGATGGTGCCGCGCTTTTTTCAGTTGCCGGTGGCGGCGTTGCGGCAGGCGCATCAGCAAGCGGAAGAAAAGCCCTTATGA
- a CDS encoding TonB-dependent siderophore receptor has product MSTPNLSISVLTLAILHAFAAPALAANDTAEAPADTQSMAEVVVTASKAPAAKRASVGGFSDAPLLQTPASVTVISQKDMQDLQIRNLSDAVKLDTSINDAYNAVGYAEQFSIRGFKLDNNSSYRKDGVAIPGDTQIPLENKERIEVLKGLAGLQAGVAAPGGVIDFIVKRPTNAPLRTVTVETRERGTLYGAVDLGGRLEDTRFGYRVNVAAERLRSYIKGADGNRKFISGAFDWQISPQALLQLDADYQDKAQATAPGFQLLNNTSLPTGISADAMLNRQPWTRPVETVTSNLGLRFQYAFNDNWHATLSANQHSFKRDDYTAFPYGCSGQDLYPGFCGNGDYDVYDYRSLGETKKPLSAQAMIQGKFATGSLRHEFTAGVSTFRRKDRAGLYVYDWAGVSNIYRPQIVDMSTGVQGPVRLVRKDTENSVFVQDIISLTPNWKLHGGLRHIDVDGYQYVLKADTEIRARHDFLLPNVALVYTPLDNVSVYAAYSQGMEHGGTADRKAENANVELSPSRSKQIELGVKMDVTPDFMLAASLFQIRKGLEFNQPLALQPKKYNFVRAGQAQHRGLELSAQGKASANLSLGASVTALNSQQSGTGNADLDGKRVPNVPAFKAAVHADYAVQQVAGLSVNGNWEYAGKKAFEYNNTTFVPSYNVFNLGAAWATRIAGKAAVLRASVNNVADKFYWRDVTPESDGYLYPGASRTFKLSAQFDF; this is encoded by the coding sequence ATGTCCACACCGAATTTATCTATTTCCGTTTTGACCCTGGCCATCCTGCACGCGTTTGCCGCGCCCGCCCTGGCCGCGAATGACACCGCCGAAGCGCCGGCCGACACGCAAAGCATGGCTGAAGTCGTCGTCACGGCCAGCAAGGCGCCTGCCGCCAAGCGCGCCTCCGTGGGCGGTTTTTCCGACGCGCCGCTGCTGCAGACACCCGCGTCCGTCACCGTCATTTCGCAAAAAGACATGCAGGACTTGCAAATCCGCAATCTCAGCGACGCCGTCAAGCTCGACACCAGCATCAACGATGCCTACAACGCCGTCGGCTATGCGGAGCAATTTTCCATCCGTGGCTTCAAGCTCGATAACAATTCCAGCTACCGCAAGGATGGCGTGGCCATTCCTGGCGACACGCAAATTCCGCTGGAAAACAAGGAACGCATCGAAGTGCTGAAGGGCCTGGCCGGCTTGCAGGCAGGCGTGGCCGCGCCCGGTGGCGTGATCGACTTCATCGTCAAACGCCCGACCAACGCGCCGCTGCGCACCGTCACCGTGGAAACGCGCGAACGGGGCACCCTGTACGGCGCCGTCGACCTGGGCGGCCGCCTGGAAGACACGCGCTTCGGTTACCGTGTCAACGTGGCGGCCGAGCGTCTGCGCTCCTACATCAAGGGTGCGGACGGCAACCGCAAGTTCATTTCCGGCGCCTTCGACTGGCAGATTTCGCCGCAAGCGCTGCTGCAGCTCGATGCCGACTACCAGGACAAGGCGCAGGCCACGGCGCCCGGCTTCCAGCTGCTGAATAACACGAGCTTGCCGACCGGCATCAGCGCCGACGCCATGCTCAACCGGCAGCCGTGGACGCGCCCCGTGGAAACCGTCACCAGCAACCTCGGCCTGCGCTTCCAGTACGCGTTCAATGACAACTGGCACGCCACCCTGTCGGCCAACCAGCACTCGTTCAAGCGCGATGACTACACCGCCTTCCCGTACGGCTGCAGCGGACAGGACCTGTACCCTGGCTTCTGCGGCAATGGCGACTACGACGTGTATGACTACCGCAGCCTGGGCGAGACGAAAAAGCCGCTGAGCGCGCAAGCCATGATCCAGGGCAAGTTCGCCACCGGTAGCCTGCGCCATGAATTCACGGCCGGCGTCTCGACCTTCCGCCGCAAGGACCGCGCCGGCCTGTACGTGTACGACTGGGCTGGCGTGAGCAATATCTACCGCCCGCAAATCGTCGATATGTCGACGGGAGTGCAAGGCCCCGTGCGCCTGGTACGCAAGGATACGGAAAACTCCGTCTTCGTGCAGGACATCATCAGTCTGACGCCGAACTGGAAACTGCATGGCGGCTTGCGCCATATCGATGTCGACGGCTACCAGTATGTGCTCAAGGCCGACACGGAGATCCGCGCCAGGCACGACTTCCTGCTGCCCAACGTCGCGCTCGTCTACACCCCACTCGACAATGTCTCCGTGTATGCGGCCTACTCGCAGGGCATGGAACATGGCGGCACGGCCGACCGCAAGGCGGAAAACGCCAACGTGGAATTGTCGCCCAGCCGTTCGAAGCAGATCGAATTGGGCGTGAAGATGGATGTAACGCCCGACTTCATGCTGGCGGCCAGCCTGTTCCAGATCCGCAAGGGCCTGGAATTCAACCAGCCACTGGCATTGCAGCCCAAAAAATATAACTTCGTGCGCGCAGGCCAGGCGCAGCACCGGGGCCTGGAATTGTCGGCCCAGGGCAAGGCGTCGGCCAACCTGAGCCTGGGTGCCTCCGTGACGGCCCTGAACAGCCAGCAGTCGGGCACGGGCAATGCGGACCTCGATGGCAAGCGCGTACCCAACGTGCCCGCCTTCAAGGCGGCCGTGCATGCGGACTATGCCGTGCAACAGGTGGCGGGCTTGAGCGTGAATGGCAACTGGGAATATGCGGGCAAGAAAGCGTTTGAGTACAACAACACGACCTTCGTGCCGTCGTACAACGTGTTCAACCTGGGCGCCGCCTGGGCCACGCGCATCGCGGGCAAGGCAGCCGTGCTGCGCGCCAGCGTCAACAACGTGGCAGACAAGTTTTACTGGCGCGACGTGACGCCGGAATCGGATGGTTATCTGTATCCGGGCGCCAGCCGCACGTTCAAGCTTTCAGCGCAGTTTGACTTTTAA